The Syntrophorhabdus sp. region TGGTACGTTTTTCCATCCTCGGCAGTACGTGCAACATTTGCACATACTGAATCGAGATGAAGCTCCCCGGTCTTCAGTATGTTGTTTACATGCTTGGTGATAACGCTTCGTTCTGTTTCGAACAACATTCCCATTTGCTTCTGAGTCAACCAGAGCGTATCTTCCCGCAGATTAACATCCAAAGTCATCCGACCATCCTCTGATCTGTAGAGCACAATGTGTTCAACAAAACTCTCTTGCATGCCCGGCTCCTTCCTTTTCGGCCTTCTGATTGCTATTACTTCGCGAGAACAAGAAAATGGGCGGCTAAAGGACGAACAGGGCTACAGAGGGGCTGGTCTGGAAATACCCAACCCCTGGTCCGCCTGCACCGGTTCTCTGAGCTCGTGCCAGGCTTGACCTGGCCCATCCGAAAGTGAACGCACTGAGTTCAGAATTGACCTGGATTCCCCTGCGGGCTGCCTATTTCACATATGATGGAGCCATCATATAATGAACGGCGTAACTTTTGAATGGGACCCGGGGAAAGCCATGTCGAACCTGCGCAAACATAACGTATCTTTCGATAAGGAAAGGAAGATCTATGAAGAAAGCTGAGAGCAATGACGAGCTTCGCCCACTGTACACTCGCGAAGATTTCGGCAAAGGCATCCGCGGCAAACATTTCGAAGCTTACCGCAAGGGCACCAACCTCGTTCTCCTCAGTCCCGATGTGGCGAAGGTCTTCCCCACCGATGAGGCGGTCAACGAGGCATTGCGGTCACTGATCAACCTTGCCCGCAAATCGACAGGCCTCAAGAAACGTTCCCCCCGGACAACCAAGCAAAAAACCACGGCATAGCTCCGCCACGGTCAAAAACGTTTATCGATCTCCCCCTCCCGCGCGAGCGGGAGTGCAAAGGCGGCCTGATCGTGGAAGGCTTCGCGATCAGACCGTGTCTTTTCTCTGTGAACTCTGCGGACTCGAGCGAAGCGGGCGAGAGACAAGGTCTTGTGCCGAAGACTCTGGGTCAACCCCTGTTTACTCGTGCTCATGCGTTAACCCTCAAGCCATTCAAGCTACTCAAGCGATTCAAGCCGTCTTTTCGCCTTCATCCTCTTAAGTAATGCCCGACGAAGGCGATAGAAGTTTTAATGGCGTTTCACAAAGAATGATGGAATAATGCAGTGGGGGTAAACAACTTCGGAGGTATTGGCGGGTCATCGACCGGGGAAACGGCCTTCCGACCGTTCCGCCGGCAGAAATGCTATATCCACAGAATACACTCGTGATCCTGCCTGAACATGAAAACTGAACTCCTTATACTGATCTCGGAGGCAATGGTCGTTTACTTTCTCGTGCTCTGGGCGCATTCCCTGCGTGACCGGTTCGGGCTGGCCCATTTCTACGCGCTCATGGGAGGGATCACCGCCGTCATGTCGTGGGTGACCGACGCAGGTGTCACGGTGCAGATCGCGGGCATCACGTTCATGGTCGGGTCCACCGTCTTTTACACGTCGCTCCTGCTGGGAGTCTTCGCCGTGTACATATTCGACGGGCCCCACGCCACGCGCATTGCCATATCGACCGTCGCCGGGGTGTCCGCGATGGTGCCGCTGATAGCGCTCGCCCTGCACCTGCAGACAAAGTTCATCGGCGCGAGCCCCCTCGCGCATGTCCCCATCCCGAGCTTCAGGATCAACACCGCTTCGGTGGCCACCACCGTGGCGGACCTCATCTTCCTGGCGATGGCATGGGAGTTTCTCGGCAAAACGAGGTTCAACCGGCTCTGGCTGAGGGCCTTTGTCACCCTGCTCGGCGTGATGTGGCTGGACGTGCTCCTCTTCGCGACGGGCGCCTTCCTGGGCAGTCCCGACTACGTCAACATCATGAAGGGCACCCTGCTCAGCCGCCTCGTCATCGCGGTCTTCGCCTTTCCCTTCCTGTACCTCTATCTGAACTGGCAGAACTCGAAGAAAGGGAACCCCATAGAGAACAGGCCCGTGCTCGCCATCCTCAAGGAGGTCGCCGAGACAAAGAGGGAACTCGGCCTCGCGCAGAAGGAGATCCGGCGGCGCCAGGATGCCGAGAGGAAGAACGAGGAACTGATCGGAGAACTCAAACAGGCGCTGGCGGAGGTCAAGACCCTGCGCGGCTGCCTGCCCATCTGCTCCCACTGCAAGAAGATCCGCGACGACCAGGGATACTGGCAGCAGATAGAGACATACATGCGCGACCACATCGACGCCGAATTCTCCCACAGCATCTGCCCCGACTGCGCCAAAAAACTCTACCCCAACCTGGCCAGAAGAACGCCAAAGAAATAATACCCGCGGAGGAATCGGGGACCAGACCGCTTAAGCCGTCGTTATGAACGTCCTCGGGGTCACTATGCGGAGACGAAAGGGAAGACCCCCTATGTCCAGCAGGTCTCTATCCCCGGTGATCAGCATATCCGCTCCGGCTTCGACGCAACACTCCAGCACCATATTGTCCTTGGGATCCCGGCAGACCTTCAGCACATCCCGGGGCACCACAACTCTGGCAGACGACACAAGGGCGGCTATTCCCGCTATCAGCCCCTTAAACTGTTCTTTGTCTATCTTGTTCTTCCGGAAAAGTTCCTGCGGTACGTCACGATATTCGTTGAGCAGCGATGGCGAAACACAAATCTCCGTCTCTTGAAAGGCTTTCATCAAGGCCCGTCTCGGTAAACCGCCAAAGGCAAAGGCCGAAACGACCACCCCCGTGTCGATGACGACCTTAGGCTTTCTTTTCGTAAGCCTTTCTCCTGACCGTTTTCACCGCGTTATCAACATCTCTTATGGTGAGGGATGTCTTCTTGAAGGCTTCACCGGCAACTCTAAAGGCGGCCTCAAGCCTGTCCTTCGGCGAGAGAGCTGCCAGAATGTAATCTCCAGGATCGATCTTTTTTGCAGTGTCCTTCATATTGCCACCTCCCCTGCCCGATTTCACAAACAAACGGACTCGATAAGAGTTTATCGTCAATACTATCAAATAGCCCGGGGCGGAGTCAACTACTGGAAGCGGGAAGACAGCTTGAAGCGCGAGTTCTCCATATTTAACCTGCGACGTGAAACCTGAGACCTGAAACCGTCTTTACTCTTCCCCCACCCGCTCCCAGCTGGCCGAGGTGACCTTCCAGTCCCCCGATATCTTGTTCAATGAGACATCGAAGCGGTAGACGCCGAGTGATTCGGGGATGACGTCGGCGGGAGAGCCCGTCTTCTTTCCGCTCGTCAGGACAGTCTGGAATGCCGCCCTGGCCGACGCCCCGTCGACGGATACTCTCAGATAGTTGATGTACACGGTTATCTTCGGATGTCCCAGGAAATAGCCGAGCAGGACCCTTCTGACATCGTCGCGGTTGAACCCCCGGGGATCGCTGTACGTGTCCGCAAGGGCGCTGACCACCTTCTTGATCTCCTTCTCTTCGACCGCCGCCTGAGCGTCCGTGATGACCTTCTTCACCTTGTCCTCTTCGGTCTCTCGACTGCAGCCGCAAGCAAGCACGGCGACAACAGCGACAAGAACAAGGCCGATCGCTGCGAAACGTTGTATTGTAGACATTCGCCACCCTCCGCGGTAAGCGTACCAGACCGCATCCCTCATGATAACACCATTACGGACCGCGATGCGAGGGTCAAAATGGTTGTTCCGTCCCGAACGGACGCGGGCATCGTCCCTCCACGGTCACCGTTTTCATCACCAGGAAGTAATATAGGGAAAATTTCCGAAGAGGAGGTCTTCGAATGACACGTGACTGGATGGGTAGATGCATCGGATATGGCGCTCTTTTCGCTCTTCTTGCCGTGATGTTTTGCTCCTTTTGCCCGGCTTGCGCGGCCGAGCCGGAGAGACCCGAATGGGTGCGTTTCGGCACATGCACCTCCCCCGGTGACGCCGCCTGCGCCGGGTGGCCGGAGGACGAAGAGAGCATCAGGTCCGTAAAGGACGGACGGGACACGTTCATTTACAGCGTTGTGTATGAACCGGAAGAGGGGTATGCCTACGGGTATTTCAGGCAGGTCGCCTCCGGCAGACTGAGTTTTTCCATCGTCACGGGGAAACCATCCTATGAAGACGGTGTCATGCCCATTAAGGTAGTCATGGAGGACAACAACCCTCTTGTCGTTATCTATCAAAACTGGCACTTCGGGCGATACGATCTGGGAATCTTCGATGGCCGGTCCTATTCCGAATTCGGTCTGGGGAGTCACACGCCGGTGTTTGAGGACCTCGATGGAGACGGCATGTACGAGACGATGGTCCACCGTTACATACCCGTGGTCTCGCCAAGCAAGGATATCACGGAAGTCATATCCGATCTCGATGCGGAGGGGCCTATCCTCGCCATCTATCGCTATACCCCTCGCTTCGTCCGTGTAAAGGGCAAGGGGTTCGAAAAATACTTCGTGGCCCACGCCAAGGAACTTATCGAAGACACGTATCCCCGGTGGATGGAAAAGGCAAAGGCTTCCGGCATGACAGAAAAGGTCAGGACGCAGCTCAATTATATTGTGGAAAACTGGCTCGCCACGATTGAAAGTACACAGGACCCGGGGATCATCAGTGAAACTCTGAAAAAGCTTGAAACACTCCCCTATCCCTCCCCGTTGGCAAAGAAAGGAACGATAGAGAGACTCGTGAGGCAGGGATACCCCATGCTGAAACAGTAGGTAAAGGAGGACAAGATGAAGAGAACACCTCTTAATAAGAATCAGACACGGAACGCACGGTACATACTCGAGAGGGCACAGCAGGCAGGGCTGTCCAAGGACGATGCCTACACCGCCGCATGGTTTGCGTTTGCAGAATCTAGCCTTGGAGAGAAACTACGAGGACAGGGCACCATAGGCGGCATGTATCAGTACAGCCAGGGAGCGTGGGATACCAGGGCCGGGACATACAGGTACGACCCGAAAGAACCCGACCGGAATCTCGAGTTCAAAGGTTTCCCGTGGAAGACCAACAAAAACCAAACCGGAGCGCAGGTAACCGTACTGCTGGCCGATCTAGAACGATACAAAAAGGAGTTCGACCGACTCCTGGACGGAGCCGACCCCGGAACGGTATTCAGAAAGGATACCCAGGGGCGGATAGCATGGGAGAGGTTCATCGACCCTGCCAACGGGGTCCCCTTCACCTTTGAGGATTATGCCTACCTGCGGCACAACACGTCCATCGACCAGACAAAGAGGGTAAACGGTCTCAGGACGGGCGACCCTGACGGCGCCTACGAGGCCATCAGGAACGAGACCGATATCGTCTTCAATCCGGGTTACCAACCGGGACCGTACGGGGCTGGATCGAAAGATATTTCCGATGCTATGGAAGACACGCCGGACATGGTTGGCCTCCTATCAAGCGCTGTCGCAGCCGACGATGACGAAGACCAGTGCTTCGGTCCCTCACCGGGCATGTAATGAACAATGACGAAGAGAAACCGGTATGGCGATGTGCGGGTTTGGGGTCACTCGTCTTCCGGTATGGCGTCTTGTCATGCATGTGGCCGATATGATACTGTACATTACCTGCCGCAGTGATGGAGAGAACTGGTTCTCCGGCAGGAAAAGACCCCTTGTATGGAGACGTCGAAGACCAACATTCTCATACTTTTCGCCCATCCCCGCTTCGAAAGATCCCGGGTGAACCGGGCCCTCCTCACGGGGGTCTCAAACCTGCCCGGCGTTACCCTTCACGACCTTTACGAGGAATACCCCGATTTCAACGTCGACGTGGAGCGGGAGAAGGAACTCCTTCTTGACCATCAGGTCATCATCTGGCAGCATCCCCTGTACATGTACGGGGCGCCGGCCCTGCTCAAACAATGGATCGACATGGTACTTGAACACGGTTGGGCCCATGGCGAAGGCGGCACCAATCTCAGGGGCAAGGTCATTTTCAACGCCCTGACCGCGGGCGGCACGAGGGATGTCTACGTGTCAGGGGGACACGGGCACACGCTTCCGGAGTTTTTCATATCCTTTGAACAGACGGCGCGCCTGTGCAACATGGTCTACCTACCCCCTTTTGTCGTACACGGCACGTACCTTCTCACAGACCGGGAGTTGGAGGAATGCGCGGGGGCCTATCGCAACCTTCTCGAGCAACTGACGAAGGGCGGAACGGAGCTGAGGGACATTTTGGACTGCGAATACCTCAACGACTGGCTTCAGGCCGGGAAGGAAACGGCTGACGGATGAACAATGGCTTTCTCCACGATGCTCTGATCTATCTTGCGGCCGCCGTTGTGTTCGTGCCCATCGCGAAGAAGCTGGGGATGGGTTCGGTGCTGGGCTACCTGCTGGGCGGCATTATCATCGGCCCCTTCTTTCTGGGCTTTGTGGGCCAGGAAGGCAAGGACATCATGCACTTCGCCGAATTCGGCGTGGTGATGATGCTCTTTCTCATCGGTCTTGAACTGGAACCCGCCAGCTTCTGGAAGATGCGCAAGCTCATC contains the following coding sequences:
- a CDS encoding putative toxin-antitoxin system toxin component, PIN family; this translates as MVVSAFAFGGLPRRALMKAFQETEICVSPSLLNEYRDVPQELFRKNKIDKEQFKGLIAGIAALVSSARVVVPRDVLKVCRDPKDNMVLECCVEAGADMLITGDRDLLDIGGLPFRLRIVTPRTFITTA
- a CDS encoding NAD(P)H oxidoreductase, with the protein product METSKTNILILFAHPRFERSRVNRALLTGVSNLPGVTLHDLYEEYPDFNVDVEREKELLLDHQVIIWQHPLYMYGAPALLKQWIDMVLEHGWAHGEGGTNLRGKVIFNALTAGGTRDVYVSGGHGHTLPEFFISFEQTARLCNMVYLPPFVVHGTYLLTDRELEECAGAYRNLLEQLTKGGTELRDILDCEYLNDWLQAGKETADG